The following DNA comes from Anopheles coustani chromosome 2, idAnoCousDA_361_x.2, whole genome shotgun sequence.
GCCTCCCGCGGCCGCTTACTTTGCGTACCGCTTGATCCGCCCCTGCATGTGGGCATACGATGTTTTATGAAGCATTTTTATCAGTCGTGCGTCTTACAATGCATTTCAAGTGACTCGTCTTTGGGAAAAAAAGATTGCTGACGGTCGCACAAACATGCAAAAAACTACATAAAAGAAAGACATCGTTGACACCATTGTCTATTGCGCTAAGAAAACTTCAATTTGTCGTTGAGTCATGCCGGGAACCACCATGATCAACACCCGCCTAAGCATACTATCTTCCCCAACACAGTGGGCACAGTGGACAAACCGCGTTTCCCGATGATGCAACACGCGCACTATAGTGTCATCGGTTTAATTATAAACAAGTCGAAGAGTCTTTGCTCCCAAGAGCGCGCGCGAGCGCGTGTCGTTTGTCTTCGCACCCTTTGCAACATCTAGGCCGCGCCTCGCCGAGTCGTCGGTGCCCCGATCCGATCGGCAGGAGTGTCCCGTTGGACAGAGGGACAgatagataaataaataaataaataaataaaagcaataACACGGAACGCAAATGCTGTTTGGGAAATTCGGGATCTGTTATCCGTTTCCTCATTCGTTCCCACtggcttatttatttatgtttgacGGAAACGCAATTCTTTTGCTCTAATGAGACGAATGAGCTGTTCGACTGGACGGATTAGTCTAGGTAGTTTTGCGTAATTTGTATATCAaggtccggttttttttcgggcgAATTGCTTCAAACCAGACGTAAATATGCGTTTCCGCGGGAATTTCCCCCGATGAGATATACTTCCCGGTAAAGGTGAAAACGGGGTTAAGATCTAAGAACCAATCGCTTTTACACATTATGGCTACTGCGTACCCCTGACCTGAATCTACGGCGTCCTAGCGGCTGTCCCGGTTTGACGATGCAACGAATTTCCACCTAACTGTCCTCGGTGGCAGAGAGCGAACCGTAGCGTGATCTAGTCGGCCATCTGGTGGACCATTTATCCTTCATTCTTCGCAGGAGTTTCGCAGAAAATTCGAAAAGACTGACGGCGCTAATGATAATTCTCAAATTCGCTGAAAAGTACTTTCGCTTTCTTGCTACAACGTGTTTTGGAAGAgtcttgaagaaaaaaattaacctgAAATAAATATGGCACACCCTCTCCCGGACAGATCGTTCCGGGAAGAGGCGTGAAAAATCGCACCGAATCCGAATGGTGACGGATGGGCGTGAACGGATAAATCATTTGTTCGAGTTTTGAACACTCCGCGGGTGAAGTGTGgagattttctattttttttgccTTGGTTGCGAACCATCTGATGAACGTCCCGAACACTTTCATCTTGGTCGTGCGACCGCAAGAAAATATTGCTCACATGTGCTTGGCAGGAGCATGCcagcataaaaaaacaaaacatatatcgagagaaaaaaaaacataccctAAATGTTGTGCAATGGTCCTCGCAACGAAGCTGTTTCACCTAGAACGTGAAGGGAAAGCTCAAGACCACATTACCGATCAATTAGCAACATCACCGAGGGACCACATCCCAAGCCATGAAGATCGGGTTTTCGGGTTGTGCACGCGCGGGTATTCCTTCAGACGCCATCACCTCCCGTCTTGTTTACATTAGCCCGTTTCAACCGAAAGTGCAACCAGGCCTGCGTTAGTTCACCGGCCAAAAACCAACTGGCGCCTGCCAGTTGCGCCACATGAGTACGGGTTCGGAGGAGGTCGCTGATGACGTCTCTTCCCACGCAGCGATAGTTTAGTTCGTTACCGgttttttaaacgtttttttggttACGGTGATCGTTTCCAACGAATTCGTGTTACCTTTTGCCCCTTCATACACTGGCCGTTACAAAGCCACGGCGTCAAGGGAGGGATTCTTGTCGAACGAGCTCTTTTCTATGTCATTTTCCACTGACTCTACGACTTTTCCTAGCCTTTGCGTCGCGAACGAATGGCGAGGCGATCGCTTTTCCTCACCCACGGCGCAGCACTTGTCTTAAAACCCCATCTTTGCGCCCATCCCTTTTCCGTGCGTGCGCCTGTGGGTTTGTACGTTTGTGTCACCCATGTTTCGCTCCCGCCCATCTCTAGCTCTCCCGCCGAGAATCGCGTGTAACGAATCCATTCGTTTTTCTCCCCGTTCTGTTTTTCCTGATTTTCctgctttttttccttgcttgcttgcttcgAATACACGCGTGCGCTCGCTCGCCTGCAGATTACTTTTCCCCGAGAAAAGCGTACCGTAACGGTTCGGGGAATGCGGGGGGTAGGCCGTCTCTAGGCCGTCGtcgttaaacaaaataatcatcCCTCCTGCAGCAGCAGTACGTCGAAACGGCAGCTAGCGTTAAGGTGTGGAAGTCGATCTGCTGGCAGACGGCCGGACCGTTTGAAGCTGATCGCATCCAGGTTCAGTCGATCCTCCGGGACAATCTGTTTGGTCCGTGTGATCACGTGCGGTTTTAATACTACTCCATTGCATAAGAAAGATATACTTAAGAAAGTTTTACTTTAAGtttgtcaaaagaaaaaaaaaccgggtgGTGACGCTTGATAGTGGATTACTTGTGAGTGTTACTTTTCGGTGATTTGGTTTAATTCATTGCGGTGATCGAGAGTTCGataatgtttgaaatttaactcGATGCTTGTGTCCCCCGTTCGTTACAGTTTTATCATCAAATCTATGGAAGAGTTCGTCCAGAATGACTACATCATCGCGTACTTCCACCAGGGCATGAAGGATAACAGCAAACCGGCCCTCCAGTTCCTGTGGAATTCCTACAAAGAGCTCGATCGAAGCTTtaagaaaaatttgaaaaaactcTACGTGGTGAGTTTGACGCCAGATTATTGAGTGATCTTTGGAAGAAAGTTGCGGTGTGCTTATATGCGTTTTGGGTTTCGACTCCGTCCCGTCCCCAGGTACACCCGACAACGTTCATCAGGATGGTGTGGTTCTTCTTCAAGCCGATCATCAGCGAAAAGTTCAAAAGCAAACTCATCTACACCAGCAGCCTGGACGAGCTGAAGCAGTCGCTCGGTCTCAACACACTGAAGGTGCCCGATCCAGTCAAAGagtatgttgttttttacgCACCAACTTTGTAGCTACCGGGGAAGATCGCTTTCCCTGGGAAGATCACAATCCTAATGCAACTGTTCCGCTCGTTCGTGCCTTTCTTCCGACGCAGGTTCGACGAGAAGATCAACAACGCTGCCCGCTACACGCTGCGGGCCAGCAAATCTAGTCTGAAGAGCAGCCGGTCACTCGAGACCATCCCAAAGTCCGCCCAGTTCGGCGTGTCGCTGCGATTCATCATCGAAAATAGCGCCTGCCTCAACTGTATTCCACCGATCGTGCGAAAGTGCGTCGATCATCTGTCGCTGCCGGATGGTAAGGGACGGGGTCGTTTTTTATTACTCACATATTACGGTTGATCGTACCCTCCTTTTTAATATATTGCAATGACTAATTGGTGTATCATAATGTCTGAGGGATATCGTTACTCATGGATTTATTCTAATAAATCTGatacacccccccccccccgggggggGGCCCCCCGGGTTAATAATTTTACTAATCAccccattttttcttttttgaatttCGCGACATTTTTTAGTCATAAAGAAAATATGTATGTGTTGTTTGAAATAAcacatttgtttaaattttccaaccaactaCCATTCAACCATCagtgttttaattttgcaaaattaaagGAAGGCGTGCCCAATATTGTAAACTCTTTAGGCAAACTCATTAAATTTGTCTCCGAATATTGTTTTTTCACAGTTCACATAGTTACTTAATTGAGGACTTTAATATGACCCCTAGTTCAACTGAAATAAATCGTTTAAATTGATCAATAAGGATAATCTCGAAGTAAAGCACCTCGAGATATTTCAGTTTTGATTGACTAACATCAAATTTAACCTCTCTTTCTATCCCTCTTCTTCCCGTTTCCAGTGGTCGAAACAGAGGGCATCTTCCGGCGGTCGGGCAACTACGCCCGGATAAAGGAGCTCCGCACGAAGATCAACGCCGGCGAGGAGGTGCAACTGTCCAGCGAAGATACGCACGTCGTCGCCTCCCTGCTCAAGACGTTCCTGCGCGAGCTGGAAGAACCGCTGCTAACGTACGAGCTGTACGACGACATCACGCAGTTCGGCGAGTGGAAAACCGAAGAGCAGCGGTCGCGCAACGTCAAGCAGCTGCTGCGCGAGCGGCTACCGGAGGAAAACTACGAGCTGTTCAAGTACGTGGTCGAGTTTCTGGGCAAGATCATGGAGCGGAAAGATTTCAACAAGATGACCTCCTCCAACCTGGCGATCGTGTTCGGGCCGAACCTCATCTGGCCGAAGCAGGAGCAGATGTCACTGGATGAGATAGGGCCGATCAACGCGTTCATCGACTACGTGCTGCAGCATCAGGACGATATCTACTTCGTGGACATCAACAAAAAGGATCGCGGTGCGTACGATTAACAGCGGCTGATCTAAGAAGGTGAACGATCGGTGGCCCCACCCCACCCTTTGCGCGAAAAGGGAGAGGGAAGGGCATCGTTCGGGGACCATCTTAGCGGGGGAGGTGGGTGTGTAGGAAAGGATTAACAAGAAAaactcacacgcacacacaaaacctACAAAACACATTGGAACGGAAACATTCTATTCATGAGCGATATACCGTAATATCAtagctgtttatttttttttggtcggtGAAGCAGTCCTTCGCGGATTCTATAATGTTTAATTAGTTTAATTAATactaagagagagagagggggaaaaACGAACAGAATGTAGGCTAATGGTAGGAAAATGCGTGGATTTGAGCAAAACGTAAAGTATGAACGAGTTGTGAGTGTGTATAGTTGCGTGAATCGGAAAACAAGGTTAGAAACGACGGGACACAGCGAGCGCAGGTGGCAGCTAGAGGTCGGGTTTCTTTCCccatttccttttgtttgttctaGTTATAAGTGAGAtggttttaaaagaaaatacgaTGTAAGAAGTGTAAAGTTTAAGTCACGAATGTTTAACAAGGTTAGGAAAGGAAGGgggtattgaaaaaaaacagaaccgtTCAGCTAGCTTTCCCAAGCGGAAGGAAGGCATATTTTCCCACACCGCCGTGTGTCTTGGGAAAACCATTTATCATAACAATAGCTCGATGGTGCGGAAACAGATAGTCAGAATATTACAAATTGTTGatcatttattaaaattatttaagcGAGAATAGATTGAACGCGGACCCGGCCCAGAGGCCCAGTTAACCAGTTGCCAGGCTGGCCTAAAATACCGTGGCCACCAAGTCCGGTATTCTGAACAACTCTCGGaacgagcaaaaccaaagatgaaGGCGAAACGCAAACCTGCATCACGCACAATTGAGAttatgggttggaaaaagggaaaaacaaaacaagatgaaATTGCGCGTGTTGTCCCATGCGCGGATGCTGTGTATGCTTACCTCCCGTTGTCGTCCCGTCCCGGTAAAATGTTGCCATTGAATCTATAGACACCGAGAAAAGGAGAaaggttaacaaaaaaaaattgtaaaagaaaGTTTGAAAGACAAGTGAAAACTCAATTGTACCGATTTTAAACCACAACAAAAATACATCGACCGTCGACAGCAATACAAACAATGAACGCCAAAATCAACTTTTAACCATCAATTTTAGTCCTTGACGTAACCAACTGATAAATCCAATTATAAGCATACATTCTATAAGtgagagaaaataataaaaaaaacaagacagaAGACAAGTAAGGAACACATTTCAACAAATGTAGCCAATTCGACTGgtgtaaaacaaaagtaactgaaaaagaattaaattttGGCAAGTATTAACAACAtcaattattaaaaacaaaaaaaaaacaaatgatagcGATAgaacaaaaatatcaaaaacaaaccatcaatCCAATTCTAGCTCATCTGATTGACGTTctgaagggaaaaaacaaacccaaataCGCTGGCTTCACTACCGCCAGCCCTTGAGGCACCAAATGGTGGAAAGGGGGattgaatgaaagtttgtgAGAGGTTTAGAagcaaaaaatcaataaatttacGTGTATCTACAATCGAAAATACATTtgctttcattcatttattcgAACCtccgttaaaaaaaatgttgcattCTATTGTTTCTTTCCAAAAAAGATAAAGGTTTAACGATTGGCAATTCTCTTTTCGTAGCTCGCGCATGCATGCATCGTTAGCTTTATCGTTTATAATCAATATATATAATCCTTCACGCGTTCTGCTTTTACACACACTTgtcttcttttttctgtttgctggtttccatttccctctttttccagtttttggTGCAAGAAGTATATAGAGCCATTGCGGATCAAAGTGTATTTAAATGCTTCTCCAACGAGCGTTCCTGCC
Coding sequences within:
- the LOC131267632 gene encoding rho GTPase-activating protein 68F isoform X2, which translates into the protein MNTTVVDQQANTGLPIKLPAEFEVPSDDEIIKTTLEADNYEEQLTMVGHDENAIRKDFKRRKFIEFIGTDKQGQPIIAIYACRLPERKDLNSNIFIDFIIKSMEEFVQNDYIIAYFHQGMKDNSKPALQFLWNSYKELDRSFKKNLKKLYVVHPTTFIRMVWFFFKPIISEKFKSKLIYTSSLDELKQSLGLNTLKVPDPVKEFDEKINNAARYTLRASKSSLKSSRSLETIPKSAQFGVSLRFIIENSACLNCIPPIVRKCVDHLSLPDVVETEGIFRRSGNYARIKELRTKINAGEEVQLSSEDTHVVASLLKTFLRELEEPLLTYELYDDITQFGEWKTEEQRSRNVKQLLRERLPEENYELFKYVVEFLGKIMERKDFNKMTSSNLAIVFGPNLIWPKQEQMSLDEIGPINAFIDYVLQHQDDIYFVDINKKDRGAYD
- the LOC131267632 gene encoding rho GTPase-activating protein 68F isoform X1, which produces MNTTVVDQQANTGLPIKLPGAPLNPPLIDSTEDPHPSLSDWHDYEPNLEFDDTELTHPSPEPGTAAVFDDINYSAEFEVPSDDEIIKTTLEADNYEEQLTMVGHDENAIRKDFKRRKFIEFIGTDKQGQPIIAIYACRLPERKDLNSNIFIDFIIKSMEEFVQNDYIIAYFHQGMKDNSKPALQFLWNSYKELDRSFKKNLKKLYVVHPTTFIRMVWFFFKPIISEKFKSKLIYTSSLDELKQSLGLNTLKVPDPVKEFDEKINNAARYTLRASKSSLKSSRSLETIPKSAQFGVSLRFIIENSACLNCIPPIVRKCVDHLSLPDVVETEGIFRRSGNYARIKELRTKINAGEEVQLSSEDTHVVASLLKTFLRELEEPLLTYELYDDITQFGEWKTEEQRSRNVKQLLRERLPEENYELFKYVVEFLGKIMERKDFNKMTSSNLAIVFGPNLIWPKQEQMSLDEIGPINAFIDYVLQHQDDIYFVDINKKDRGAYD